The DNA region CCAACCCATCCTCAGCCAAAATCGCATTAACTCGCTTATAATGGTTATATACGGCAACCGCTAGTGTGCGCTTAGCGTCCGCCTGTCCAACCACGTATTCATCAAGATTTTTAACAATTTCATGTGGCGTCATTAACGTAATCATTTGTTCTTTAGCATCTTCACGAAGATCTTCTTCGATAATTTGTTGTGCTAAAGCAACACATTCATTACAGATAAACACACCTGGTCCAGCAACTAATTTCTTTACTTCAGTCGATGACTTACCGCAAAATGAACAGTAGGCTGGCCCATTAGTATTATCGGTGGTATTAAACATACTAATAGCTCCTGATTTCGATTAAATTTATTACTTCCATTGTACCAAACTAACGTCAAGAATGCTGAAACGTCAGAATGGACACTAAAGAAAAATCATCATCTCGATCAAAGACGAGCTGATGATTTTTTCAATTTTAACGCTTATCCAAAACTTAAGCTTCGACCGCTGAATCAACGATTAAAGCAACTACTTGCTTAATCGCGATATCGTGGGCCAACATGTCTTCTGACAAAGCATTACGAATACCTGCTTCATCCATGTTATATTCAGTTGCCAATGCTTTAACTTCGGCATCAATGTCAGCTTGTGATGGCTTAATATTTTCAGCATTTACAATTGCTTCCAAAACCAAGTTCGTCTTCACACGCTTTTCGGCACCTTCTTCATATTGATGATGAATATCATCAGTTGATTGCCCAGTAATTTGTGAATACATTTCAGGTGAAATACCTTGATTTTGCATTGAAGCAAAGAATGAATTCATTTGACGATGAACATCTTCTTCAATCATTGCATTAGGAATTTCGTCACCAACAACTTTTGCATTGTCAACAGCAGCAGCAACTGCTGCGTCTTCTTTTGCTTCCTTAGCTGCTTGAACTTTAGCTTCAGTCAAACGGTCTTTTGTCTTGGCCTTTAATTCAGTCAAGCCTGCCACTTCTTCATCCACATCCTTAGCAAATTCATCATCCAAAGCTGGTACTTCCTTCACCTTAACTTCGTGAATGGTTGTTTCAAACAATGCTTCTTTACCTGCTAAGTCTTCTGCTTGATAGTCTTCTGGGAAAGTAACGTTCACTTCAACTGATTCACCAGCTTTATGTCCAACTAATTGGTCTTCAAAGCCAGGAATGAATTGACCTGAACCAAGTTCAAGGCTAAAGTTGTCCCCTTTTCCACCATCAAAGTGCTCACCATCGACTGAACCATCAAAGTCGATCACAACAGTGTCACCCTTTGCTGCAGCTTGGTCTTCAACCAAAACAAGTTCAGCTTGGTTTTGACGCATATTTTCAATTTCAGCATCCACGTCTGCATCAGACACTTCAACGTCTTGCTTAGCAACTTGAACCCCTTTATACTCACCAAGTTCAATTTCAGGTGCCACTTCAACTTCGGCTGTAATCACCCAAGGCTTTCCTTTTTCTAGTGATTCCACCCCAATTTGTGGTTGGTTAACAGGTGTAATTGCTGTTGCTGAAATCGCAGCTGGATAAGCTTCTTGTAGCGCAAAGTTCAATGCATCTTCATATAATGCTTCTTCTCCAAAGCGAGAAATAAACATTTGCTTTGGCATTTTTCCCTTACGGAATCCAGGCACATTCAAAGTACCCTTAACTTTATTAAATGCAGCATCAATTGCTGCGGCGTGATCTTCAACTGGAATTTCAAACTTTAATGTTCCCTTGTTCCCGTCTCCACGTGTAAATTCTGCGTTGTTTGCAACCATTTTTAAATTCCTCCATAACAAGTCACTCTAAACACATTAAAATGACTAGTTAAATTTCTATTTAACATACTTAACTAGTTTACCCTACTTTGCACACTTTGAAAAGACAAACTCCCCTGCAACTTAGACAAAAACATTTCAACGACACCTTATTTTAATTTTTTATCCCAAAAAATGGCGTAATTGGGCTTGACGTTCGATCATCGCCGTCAATGCTACGGGTGCCCCCGATAAGTCATCAACCAAATGATCAGCTAATTCGGCATGTTGTCGCTGTTCGTCGGTTACTGGCCCAATTGGTAAATTAAAGACATCTGTCAAAATTTCGATATCTTCGATCACAGCTTGCCATGCGGCATTACTCTGAGCTAACTTCCGCAATGCCGATTGACTAACATATGCTGACAATTCGGAAAAGTCCTTTGCC from Weissella diestrammenae includes:
- the tig gene encoding trigger factor — encoded protein: MVANNAEFTRGDGNKGTLKFEIPVEDHAAAIDAAFNKVKGTLNVPGFRKGKMPKQMFISRFGEEALYEDALNFALQEAYPAAISATAITPVNQPQIGVESLEKGKPWVITAEVEVAPEIELGEYKGVQVAKQDVEVSDADVDAEIENMRQNQAELVLVEDQAAAKGDTVVIDFDGSVDGEHFDGGKGDNFSLELGSGQFIPGFEDQLVGHKAGESVEVNVTFPEDYQAEDLAGKEALFETTIHEVKVKEVPALDDEFAKDVDEEVAGLTELKAKTKDRLTEAKVQAAKEAKEDAAVAAAVDNAKVVGDEIPNAMIEEDVHRQMNSFFASMQNQGISPEMYSQITGQSTDDIHHQYEEGAEKRVKTNLVLEAIVNAENIKPSQADIDAEVKALATEYNMDEAGIRNALSEDMLAHDIAIKQVVALIVDSAVEA